Proteins encoded together in one Bacteroides zoogleoformans window:
- a CDS encoding succinate dehydrogenase/fumarate reductase iron-sulfur subunit — protein MDKNISFKLRVWRQAGPKAKGAFKEYEMKDIPGDTSFLEMLDILNEMLIAKGEEPVVFDHDCREGICGMCSLYINGHPHGPATGATTCQIYMRRFKDGDTITVEPWRSAGFPVIKDLMVDRTAYDKIMQAGGYVSVRTGAPQDANAILIPKPIADEAMDAASCIGCGACVAACKNGSAMLFVSAKVSQLNLLPQGKPEALRRAKAMLSKMDELGFGNCTNTRACEAECPKNISISNIARLNRDFIIAKLKD, from the coding sequence ATGGATAAAAATATATCATTCAAACTGAGAGTTTGGCGCCAGGCCGGTCCGAAGGCAAAGGGCGCTTTTAAAGAATATGAAATGAAAGACATTCCGGGCGACACCTCTTTTTTGGAAATGCTGGATATCTTGAACGAGATGCTGATTGCCAAAGGCGAAGAGCCGGTGGTGTTCGACCACGACTGCCGCGAGGGTATCTGCGGTATGTGTTCGCTCTACATCAACGGACATCCGCACGGCCCGGCAACAGGTGCCACTACCTGCCAGATTTACATGCGCCGTTTCAAGGACGGCGATACCATCACCGTAGAACCGTGGCGTTCGGCCGGCTTTCCGGTCATCAAGGACTTGATGGTGGATCGTACTGCCTACGACAAGATTATGCAAGCCGGCGGATACGTGAGCGTGCGTACGGGTGCTCCTCAAGACGCCAACGCCATCCTGATTCCGAAGCCCATTGCCGATGAGGCAATGGATGCAGCTTCGTGCATTGGTTGCGGTGCCTGTGTGGCTGCCTGCAAGAACGGTTCGGCCATGTTGTTCGTGTCTGCCAAGGTGAGCCAGCTCAATCTGCTGCCTCAAGGTAAGCCGGAAGCGTTGCGTCGTGCCAAAGCCATGCTGAGCAAGATGGATGAATTAGGATTCGGTAACTGTACGAATACCCGCGCTTGCGAGGCAGAATGTCCGAAAAACATCTCCATCAGCAACATCGCCCGTTTGAACCGAGACTTTATCATTGCGAAGCTGAAAGACTGA
- a CDS encoding glycerophosphodiester phosphodiesterase, with amino-acid sequence MKKSLYILCVISLSSAIFYASRQSVRFDKVPLASGHRGADAIAPENTMASADSCIKYAVGNIECDVRISKDSVFYLLHDSTLDRTTNGTGLIKERLSAYIDTLDAGSWFGPEFAGQRVPRFADLLRKAKQSGMKLVVDFRDGDMHKLLKLIKEEGMLENCNFSFYEESDAKRFRTIAPEVKTLQAYVRSIDLLEHVIDELKPDIIVVHIDSLTPEFVRRCRAHNLQVAALVLGLDDKTDANRKAVELGVDIVATDRPEAFVMKYGRGGARK; translated from the coding sequence ATGAAGAAATCTTTATACATATTGTGTGTAATCAGTCTGTCGTCGGCCATCTTTTATGCTTCCCGGCAGTCTGTCCGGTTTGACAAGGTGCCTTTGGCAAGCGGGCATCGCGGTGCCGATGCCATTGCTCCCGAAAACACGATGGCTTCGGCGGACTCATGCATCAAGTATGCCGTGGGCAATATAGAGTGTGATGTCCGCATCAGCAAAGACAGCGTGTTCTACCTTCTGCACGATTCTACGTTGGACCGCACCACCAATGGGACAGGGCTTATCAAAGAGCGTCTGTCTGCCTACATCGACACGCTGGATGCAGGCTCATGGTTCGGACCGGAATTTGCCGGACAGCGTGTGCCGCGCTTTGCCGACTTGCTGCGCAAGGCCAAACAAAGTGGAATGAAGCTCGTAGTGGACTTCAGAGATGGCGACATGCATAAACTTCTGAAACTGATAAAGGAGGAGGGCATGCTGGAAAATTGCAACTTCTCTTTTTATGAAGAAAGCGACGCAAAGCGATTCAGAACCATTGCACCCGAGGTGAAAACACTGCAAGCTTACGTCAGGAGCATCGACCTGCTGGAGCATGTGATTGACGAACTGAAGCCCGATATCATTGTAGTGCATATCGACTCGTTGACACCGGAATTTGTGCGGCGATGCCGTGCACACAACCTGCAAGTGGCAGCATTGGTGTTAGGTTTGGATGATAAGACGGATGCCAACCGGAAAGCGGTGGAGCTCGGTGTGGACATCGTGGCTACCGACCGGCCGGAAGCCTTCGTCATGAAATACGGAAGGGGAGGGGCAAGAAAGTAG
- a CDS encoding phosphatase PAP2 family protein, producing the protein MTTKNKSDNRLAMALRSVSVVLSVTLCTASLQAQPVDSVKLSFPDSMAVQRLNASPSAKHTFRSDMSCVSLPWIIAGLLLRNDKANFREVRNKFLYNFHHTADNYSQYAPLAIATGLKLAGYEGRSRWDRYGVSAGASYAVMAALVNGMKYSIKELRPDGSTHNSFPSGHTATAFVAATILHKEYGMTRNPWISIAGYALATATGCMRVLNNRHWISDTFAGAGIGILSTELGYAIGDLFFKDKGVQCGDIERPNNLYRYPSFFNVHLGVGLGAQSLDLIAVNPDLADYYEEHSVRKLKFSQATVVGAEGAYFFSPYFGIGGRMRVNSRLVKNWNDFARSPIGDLSQLDPRLEGFIDKYELNVESDRLSEFSLSAGAYFSLPLTPRLALGTKLLVGRNYTQGIDINARVAGQKRDIDMSYEEVNGRPLLMYEIKGDSHQGGEKYETEWNYLSVKGGKSMEVGTGVSLTYAYKSLMAFKFFLDYDFTRKRYEINYAPTYFMKAAARNLTFDGRPANADDYITPYTMRIPKNMSKFVLGGAFCVTF; encoded by the coding sequence ATGACAACGAAGAACAAGTCGGATAATCGTCTCGCAATGGCATTGCGGAGTGTGTCGGTCGTCTTGTCTGTCACTCTCTGCACAGCCTCGTTGCAGGCTCAACCGGTCGATTCCGTGAAGTTGTCGTTTCCGGACAGCATGGCCGTACAACGTCTCAACGCTTCTCCTTCCGCGAAACATACTTTCCGGTCTGATATGTCGTGTGTGAGTCTGCCATGGATTATTGCAGGGCTCCTTCTCCGCAATGACAAAGCAAATTTTCGCGAAGTGCGCAACAAATTTCTATATAACTTCCACCATACGGCCGACAACTATTCGCAATACGCCCCGCTTGCCATTGCCACGGGTCTTAAACTGGCCGGTTACGAGGGACGCAGCCGTTGGGACCGTTACGGCGTAAGCGCGGGAGCCTCTTATGCCGTCATGGCCGCATTGGTCAACGGAATGAAATACAGCATAAAGGAGCTGCGCCCCGATGGTTCCACACACAACTCTTTCCCATCGGGGCATACTGCCACGGCTTTTGTCGCCGCAACCATTCTGCACAAGGAATACGGCATGACGCGCAACCCTTGGATAAGTATTGCCGGATATGCGCTGGCCACTGCCACAGGATGCATGCGTGTGCTCAATAACCGCCATTGGATCAGCGACACCTTTGCCGGAGCAGGCATCGGAATCCTCTCCACGGAGCTGGGGTATGCCATCGGCGACCTCTTCTTCAAAGATAAAGGAGTGCAGTGTGGTGACATTGAACGCCCGAACAATCTGTATCGGTATCCGTCGTTCTTCAATGTACATCTGGGCGTAGGATTGGGGGCACAGTCGCTCGATCTCATTGCGGTCAATCCCGACCTTGCCGACTATTACGAAGAGCATTCCGTCAGAAAGCTCAAATTCAGTCAGGCCACCGTGGTAGGTGCAGAAGGGGCTTATTTCTTCAGCCCTTACTTCGGCATTGGAGGACGAATGAGGGTCAACTCGAGGTTGGTGAAGAATTGGAATGATTTCGCCCGAAGTCCGATCGGTGATTTGTCACAACTGGATCCGAGGCTGGAGGGTTTCATCGACAAATATGAGCTGAACGTAGAATCCGACCGCCTCTCCGAATTCTCCTTATCCGCCGGAGCCTATTTCAGTCTGCCGCTCACACCGAGGTTGGCGCTCGGCACAAAACTGCTCGTAGGCAGAAACTACACGCAGGGCATAGATATAAACGCCCGTGTAGCCGGACAAAAGCGAGACATCGACATGTCGTACGAAGAGGTAAACGGAAGGCCCCTCCTTATGTATGAAATAAAAGGAGACAGCCATCAGGGAGGAGAAAAATATGAAACCGAATGGAATTATCTCAGCGTGAAGGGAGGCAAGTCGATGGAAGTGGGCACGGGAGTGTCCCTTACCTATGCCTACAAGTCCCTCATGGCATTCAAGTTCTTTCTCGATTACGATTTCACCCGCAAACGCTACGAAATCAACTATGCACCCACATACTTTATGAAAGCTGCTGCCCGAAATCTTACTTTCGACGGCCGCCCGGCCAATGCCGACGACTATATCACCCCATACACGATGCGTATCCCCAAGAATATGTCGAAGTTCGTCTTGGGAGGCGCCTTTTGTGTCACGTTCTAA
- a CDS encoding fumarate reductase/succinate dehydrogenase flavoprotein subunit, translating to MTKIDSKIPEGPVAEKWTNYKAHQKLVNPANKRRLDIIVVGTGLAGASAAASLGEMGFRVFNFCIQDSPRRAHSIAAQGGINAAKNYQNDGDSIYRLFYDTVKGGDYRAREANVYRLAEVSNSIIDQCVAQGVPFAREYGGLLDNRSFGGAQVSRTFYAKGQTGQQLLLGAYSALSRQVNAGTVKLYTRYEMEDVVLVDGRARGIIAKNLVTGKLERFAAHAVVIATGGYGNAYFLSTNAMTCNCTAAVSCYRKGAWFANPAYVQIHPTCIPVHGDKQSKLTLMSESLRNDGRIWVPKKIEDAKKLQEGTLQGKDIPEEDRDYYLERRYPAFGNLVPRDVASRAAKERCDKGFGVNNTGLAVFLDFSDAINRLGKDVVAQRYGNLFDMYEEITDVSPYDNPMMIYPAIHYTMGGIWVDYELMTSIKGLFAIGECNFSDHGANRLGASALMQGLADGYFVLPYTIQNYLADQITVPRFSTDLPEFVAAEKAIQDKIDWMMNIKGKKSVDSIHKELGHVMWEYVGMGRTAEGLKEGLAKMKEIRKEFETNLFIPGSKEGMNVELDKAIRLYDFIIMGELVAYDALNRDESCGGHFREEYQTEEGEAKRDDENFFYVACWEYQGSDEKAPVLLKEPLVYEAIKVQTRNYKS from the coding sequence ATGACTAAGATCGATTCTAAAATACCCGAAGGACCGGTAGCTGAGAAATGGACTAACTATAAAGCTCACCAAAAACTTGTAAACCCCGCCAACAAACGTCGTCTGGACATCATCGTAGTAGGAACCGGACTTGCAGGCGCATCCGCAGCCGCTTCGCTCGGTGAAATGGGTTTCAGAGTATTCAACTTCTGCATTCAGGACTCTCCGCGCCGTGCGCACTCCATCGCCGCACAAGGTGGTATCAACGCAGCAAAGAATTATCAAAATGACGGCGACTCCATTTACCGTCTGTTCTACGATACAGTGAAGGGCGGCGACTATCGTGCCCGCGAAGCCAACGTTTACCGCTTGGCCGAAGTTTCGAACAGCATTATCGACCAGTGCGTGGCACAAGGTGTGCCTTTCGCCCGCGAATATGGCGGCTTGCTGGATAACCGCTCTTTCGGTGGCGCGCAGGTTTCGCGTACATTCTACGCCAAAGGTCAAACCGGACAGCAACTGCTGCTGGGTGCATACTCGGCATTGAGCCGTCAGGTCAATGCCGGCACGGTGAAGCTATACACTCGCTACGAAATGGAAGATGTTGTTCTTGTGGACGGACGTGCACGCGGCATCATCGCCAAGAATTTAGTGACCGGCAAGCTGGAACGCTTTGCAGCCCATGCAGTGGTCATTGCTACCGGAGGATATGGCAACGCTTACTTCCTATCTACCAACGCCATGACTTGTAACTGTACGGCAGCCGTGTCTTGCTACCGCAAGGGAGCTTGGTTCGCCAATCCGGCTTATGTGCAGATTCACCCCACTTGCATCCCCGTTCATGGCGACAAGCAGTCTAAACTGACGCTGATGTCGGAGTCTTTGCGTAACGACGGCCGCATCTGGGTGCCGAAAAAGATAGAAGACGCCAAGAAACTGCAAGAAGGCACATTGCAAGGAAAAGACATCCCCGAAGAAGATCGTGACTACTACTTGGAACGTCGTTATCCGGCATTCGGTAACCTCGTGCCGCGCGACGTGGCCAGCCGTGCAGCCAAAGAACGCTGTGACAAAGGCTTCGGCGTGAACAACACCGGTCTGGCTGTATTCCTCGACTTCAGCGATGCCATCAACCGTTTGGGCAAGGATGTGGTGGCTCAACGCTACGGAAACCTCTTCGATATGTACGAGGAAATCACCGACGTCAGCCCGTACGACAATCCTATGATGATTTATCCGGCCATCCACTATACCATGGGCGGTATCTGGGTGGACTACGAACTGATGACTTCCATCAAGGGTCTGTTCGCCATCGGCGAATGCAACTTCTCCGACCACGGTGCCAACCGACTCGGTGCTTCTGCGTTGATGCAGGGATTGGCCGACGGTTACTTCGTATTGCCTTACACCATTCAGAACTATCTGGCAGACCAGATTACCGTTCCGCGCTTCTCTACCGACCTGCCTGAATTCGTGGCCGCAGAGAAAGCCATTCAGGACAAAATCGACTGGATGATGAACATCAAGGGCAAGAAGTCGGTAGACTCTATCCACAAGGAATTAGGACACGTAATGTGGGAATACGTAGGTATGGGACGTACGGCCGAAGGTTTGAAAGAAGGTTTAGCCAAGATGAAAGAAATTCGCAAGGAATTCGAGACCAATCTCTTCATTCCGGGCAGCAAGGAAGGCATGAACGTAGAGCTTGACAAAGCCATCCGTCTGTACGACTTCATCATCATGGGCGAGTTGGTGGCTTATGACGCCTTGAACCGTGATGAAAGTTGCGGTGGACACTTCCGCGAAGAGTATCAGACGGAGGAAGGCGAAGCCAAGCGCGACGACGAAAACTTCTTCTATGTGGCTTGTTGGGAGTATCAGGGTTCGGACGAAAAAGCTCCGGTATTGCTGAAAGAACCGCTGGTTTACGAAGCCATCAAAGTGCAGACTCGTAACTATAAGAGCTAA